A single genomic interval of Streptomyces graminofaciens harbors:
- a CDS encoding DoxX family protein yields the protein MSVAHVVVTLLAAAMVGYSASAVLFHAQWVVQALGDYGIPRAWWPWLGAAKAAGAVGLLVGLAVPVVGVVAGVGLVLYFTGAVISVVRARWYSHIPFPLVYAAPVVGALVLGAVA from the coding sequence ATGTCTGTCGCGCATGTTGTCGTGACCCTTCTGGCCGCCGCCATGGTGGGGTACTCGGCCTCCGCCGTTCTCTTCCACGCCCAGTGGGTCGTGCAGGCACTCGGCGACTACGGCATCCCCCGCGCCTGGTGGCCCTGGCTCGGTGCGGCCAAGGCGGCGGGGGCCGTCGGGCTGCTGGTCGGGCTGGCGGTGCCGGTCGTCGGGGTCGTGGCCGGCGTCGGGCTGGTGCTGTATTTCACCGGTGCCGTGATCAGCGTCGTACGGGCGCGCTGGTACTCGCACATCCCGTTCCCGCTGGTGTACGCGGCGCCGGTGGTGGGGGCGTTGGTACTGGGGGCTGTTGCCTGA
- a CDS encoding lipase family protein, which produces MPIPTIDHQTKTYNLQHAYWMCRASELAYKDEATIEAQAGEWGFDRVHHHHTAFTPPFPLQDTQAYTMASDNMIVIAFRGTEPLNIKDWLADINTPPWPGPGKKGFVHYGFGAALDSVFPQVKEVLEASRTNGQTVWITGHSLGGALAMLAGARLHFEEPNLLADGVITFGQPRVCDRVLAAACDKAFAKRTHRFVNNNDIVPHLPPEPVYTHTQLLRYIDSAGKLRESMPLLGELTDRARGLTADLFAPGSDGIRDHFIFNYIDVMEKNLARS; this is translated from the coding sequence ATGCCCATCCCCACAATCGATCACCAGACGAAGACCTACAACCTGCAGCACGCCTACTGGATGTGCAGGGCTTCCGAGCTCGCCTACAAGGACGAGGCCACCATCGAGGCCCAGGCCGGGGAATGGGGCTTCGATCGGGTCCATCACCACCACACGGCATTCACGCCGCCCTTCCCGCTCCAGGACACGCAGGCATACACAATGGCGAGCGACAACATGATCGTCATCGCCTTCCGGGGGACCGAGCCGCTGAACATCAAGGACTGGCTCGCGGACATCAACACGCCCCCGTGGCCCGGCCCGGGGAAGAAGGGGTTCGTCCACTACGGCTTCGGCGCAGCCCTGGACTCAGTCTTTCCGCAGGTCAAGGAAGTACTGGAGGCATCACGGACCAACGGCCAGACGGTCTGGATCACCGGGCACAGCCTCGGGGGCGCCCTCGCCATGCTCGCCGGCGCGCGGCTGCACTTCGAGGAGCCGAATCTGTTGGCCGACGGCGTCATCACCTTCGGTCAGCCCCGTGTGTGCGACCGGGTGCTTGCCGCCGCCTGCGACAAGGCTTTCGCCAAGCGCACACACCGCTTCGTCAACAACAACGACATCGTGCCCCACCTGCCACCCGAGCCCGTCTACACCCACACCCAGCTCCTGCGGTACATCGACTCCGCCGGCAAGCTGCGCGAATCCATGCCTCTGCTGGGTGAGCTGACCGACCGGGCCAGAGGCCTGACGGCCGACCTCTTCGCCCCGGGAAGCGATGGCATCAGGGACCACTTCATCTTCAACTACATCGACGTCATGGAGAAGAACCTGGCCCGGAGTTGA
- a CDS encoding sensor histidine kinase, translating to MFPTLRQAARATLWLAMAAVLTFGTYIFITVLLLAAGGTVVLVGAWMLPEAVLLIRRIAAVKRRQAAAWTGREIPEAYEPIQGTVRERLLIAVRDPGTLADLRWMGSHYVYGGLFLLALPLWAVGLVVDGVWAGLLRRPAVVLPLVSRLAGLDAHWSETLLKPSPKARLAERVQELTATRADAIAAHGAELRRIERDLHDGAQARLVSLSMRIGLAQRAYDRDPAGARKLLVDAQEQAEAALSELRHVVRGIHPPILTDRGLAGAVRALAAGSGLETTVSVDGLEDADGPRPPAAVEAAAYFVVAEALTNAAKHSGSPRAAVHLERVRTGLRAVVRDEGLGGADETGGGTGLLGIRRRVAALDGIVTVTSPIGGPTMVAAELPCVW from the coding sequence ATGTTCCCTACGCTGCGGCAGGCCGCGCGTGCCACGCTCTGGTTGGCCATGGCCGCGGTGCTGACCTTCGGTACGTACATCTTCATCACCGTGCTGCTCCTCGCGGCCGGCGGGACGGTCGTGCTGGTCGGCGCCTGGATGCTGCCCGAGGCGGTACTGCTGATCCGCAGGATCGCCGCGGTCAAGCGCCGCCAGGCCGCCGCGTGGACGGGCCGGGAGATCCCCGAGGCGTACGAGCCGATCCAGGGCACTGTGCGCGAGCGGCTGCTCATCGCCGTACGCGACCCGGGCACCCTCGCCGACCTGCGGTGGATGGGTTCGCACTACGTCTACGGCGGGCTGTTCCTCCTCGCGCTGCCGCTGTGGGCGGTGGGGTTGGTCGTGGACGGTGTGTGGGCCGGGCTGCTGCGGCGGCCCGCGGTCGTACTCCCGCTGGTCAGCCGCCTCGCCGGCCTGGACGCGCACTGGTCGGAGACCCTGCTCAAGCCGTCCCCGAAGGCCCGCCTCGCCGAGCGCGTGCAGGAACTGACGGCGACCCGCGCCGACGCCATCGCCGCGCACGGCGCGGAGCTGCGCCGTATCGAACGGGACCTCCACGACGGCGCCCAGGCCCGTCTGGTCTCCCTCTCCATGCGGATCGGTCTCGCGCAACGGGCCTACGACCGCGACCCGGCGGGCGCGCGCAAGCTGCTGGTGGACGCGCAGGAGCAGGCCGAGGCGGCGCTGAGCGAGCTGCGGCATGTCGTACGCGGTATCCATCCGCCGATCCTGACCGACCGTGGGCTGGCCGGTGCGGTACGGGCGTTGGCGGCCGGCAGCGGCCTGGAGACGACCGTGTCCGTCGACGGGCTGGAGGACGCCGACGGGCCGCGTCCCCCGGCCGCCGTCGAGGCCGCCGCGTACTTCGTCGTCGCCGAGGCACTCACCAACGCCGCCAAGCACAGCGGGTCCCCACGGGCAGCGGTCCACCTCGAACGGGTGCGTACGGGGCTGCGGGCCGTGGTCCGGGACGAGGGGCTGGGCGGCGCGGACGAGACCGGCGGTGGCACCGGGCTGCTGGGGATACGGCGCCGGGTCGCCGCGCTGGACGGCATCGTGACCGTCACCAGCCCGATCGGCGGCCCGACCATGGTCGCCGCCGAGCTGCCGTGCGTGTGGTGA
- a CDS encoding NADPH-dependent FMN reductase encodes MSTPPVILLLSGSLRAGSSNEAVLRTAYAVASDAQVSAVLYDGLAQLPHFNPDEDTDPLPAPVAGLRAAIDQAAGILICAPEYAGTLPGSFKNLLDWTVGGTEIGDKPVAWINAAAPGRGGGAETTLRTVLGYTGADIVEPACVRIPVDRGMLGADGLVTDAGVRRQLGEVLGLLAASAKVTHGQR; translated from the coding sequence ATGTCCACGCCGCCGGTGATCCTGCTGCTGTCGGGGAGTCTGCGCGCCGGCTCGTCCAACGAGGCCGTGCTGCGGACCGCGTACGCCGTGGCGTCGGACGCGCAGGTGAGCGCCGTACTGTACGACGGCCTCGCGCAGCTTCCGCACTTCAACCCCGATGAGGACACCGACCCGTTGCCGGCCCCGGTGGCCGGGTTGCGGGCGGCGATCGACCAGGCGGCCGGGATCCTGATCTGCGCCCCGGAGTACGCGGGCACCTTGCCTGGTTCGTTCAAGAATCTGCTGGACTGGACGGTCGGCGGCACCGAGATCGGCGACAAGCCCGTCGCCTGGATCAACGCGGCCGCCCCGGGCCGTGGCGGGGGCGCGGAGACCACGCTGCGGACCGTCCTGGGCTACACCGGCGCCGACATCGTGGAGCCGGCCTGCGTGAGGATCCCGGTGGACCGGGGGATGCTGGGCGCGGACGGACTCGTCACCGACGCGGGGGTACGTCGGCAACTCGGCGAGGTGCTCGGCCTGTTGGCGGCGTCAGCGAAAGTGACACACGGGCAGCGGTGA
- a CDS encoding amino acid permease: MTDDAIVSGRSDTAAPARGLSDEERLAQLGYTQVLARRMSAFSNYAVSFTIISVLSGCMTLYLFGMTTGGPAVITWGWVAVGLMTLFVGLSMAEICSAYPTSAGLYFWAHRLAPERSAAAWAWFTGWFNVLGQVAVTAGIDFGAASFLGAYLNLQFGWEVTPGRTIVLFAAILLLHGLLNTFGVRMVGLLNSVSVWWHVVGVVVIVGVLAVVPDHHRSASYVFTEFVNETGWSSGVYVVLLGLLMAQYTFTGYDASAHMTEETHDASTAGPKGIVRSIWTSWVAGFVLLLGFTFAIQSYEGARTSPTGVPPAQILLDALGATTGKLLLLVIIGAQLFCGMASVTANSRMIYAFSRDGALPLSRVWHTVSPRTRTPVAAVWLAAGAALVLGLPYLINVTAYAAVTSIAVIGLYIAYVIPTLLRLRKGEAFERGPWHLGRWSRVVGLVSVVWVGVITVLFMLPQLAPVTWENFNYAPLAVLVVLGFAAGWWRVSARHWFLNPEHPRHAGRGKGVG, from the coding sequence ATGACAGATGACGCCATAGTGAGCGGGCGGTCGGACACCGCCGCCCCGGCACGTGGGTTGTCGGACGAGGAACGCCTGGCCCAGCTGGGGTACACCCAGGTCCTCGCCCGTCGTATGTCCGCGTTCTCGAACTACGCGGTCTCCTTCACGATCATCTCGGTCCTCTCCGGCTGTATGACGCTGTACCTGTTCGGCATGACCACGGGCGGCCCCGCGGTGATCACATGGGGCTGGGTCGCGGTCGGCCTGATGACGCTGTTCGTCGGCCTGTCGATGGCCGAGATCTGCTCGGCGTATCCGACGTCGGCCGGTCTGTACTTCTGGGCGCACCGGCTCGCCCCCGAGCGGAGCGCGGCGGCCTGGGCGTGGTTCACGGGCTGGTTCAACGTGCTCGGCCAGGTCGCCGTGACCGCCGGCATCGACTTCGGCGCGGCGTCGTTCCTGGGGGCGTATCTGAACCTCCAGTTCGGCTGGGAGGTGACGCCGGGTCGGACGATCGTGCTCTTCGCGGCGATCCTGCTGCTGCACGGCCTGCTCAACACCTTCGGCGTACGCATGGTCGGTCTGCTCAACAGCGTGAGTGTGTGGTGGCACGTGGTGGGCGTGGTCGTCATCGTCGGCGTGCTGGCCGTGGTCCCGGACCACCACAGGTCGGCGTCGTACGTCTTCACGGAGTTCGTGAACGAGACGGGCTGGAGCAGTGGTGTGTACGTCGTGCTCCTCGGCCTGCTGATGGCGCAATACACCTTCACCGGGTACGACGCGTCCGCACACATGACCGAGGAGACGCATGACGCGTCGACGGCGGGCCCGAAGGGCATCGTGCGCTCCATCTGGACGTCATGGGTGGCCGGATTCGTGCTGCTGCTCGGCTTCACCTTCGCCATCCAGTCGTACGAGGGGGCGCGGACCTCGCCGACCGGGGTGCCGCCCGCCCAGATCCTGCTGGACGCGCTGGGCGCCACGACGGGCAAGCTGCTGCTGCTCGTGATCATCGGGGCGCAGCTGTTCTGCGGGATGGCGTCGGTGACGGCGAACAGCCGCATGATCTACGCCTTCTCACGCGACGGCGCGCTGCCGCTCTCCCGCGTCTGGCACACGGTGAGCCCGCGCACCCGCACCCCTGTCGCGGCGGTGTGGCTGGCGGCGGGCGCGGCGCTGGTCCTCGGCCTCCCGTACCTGATCAATGTGACGGCGTACGCGGCGGTGACGTCCATCGCGGTCATCGGCCTCTACATCGCGTACGTCATCCCGACGCTGCTGCGGCTGCGCAAGGGCGAGGCGTTCGAACGGGGCCCGTGGCATCTGGGCCGGTGGTCGCGGGTGGTCGGGCTGGTGTCGGTGGTCTGGGTGGGGGTCATCACGGTCCTGTTCATGCTCCCGCAGCTGGCCCCCGTGACCTGGGAGAACTTCAACTACGCGCCGCTGGCCGTGCTGGTGGTGCTGGGGTTCGCGGCGGGGTGGTGGAGGGTCTCGGCCCGACACTGGTTCCTCAACCCCGAACATCCGCGGCATGCGGGGCGGGGGAAGGGCGTGGGGTAA
- a CDS encoding oxidoreductase, producing MLSYDELTVPERALWDAFPEGRLVDLRAGRPEDDQDEDDVAGGGAWGPGRTVRAEVVVALLLGANSGRPGTVASLWLAGARISGRLDLAGAQLNHQLWLENCWLEESVDLFGASTHTIAIVGSRVPGIEAGSARVEGRLDLRGSVLTRGPASPYHRRRTALSLMNAQVSGGVVLNGAEIAAPGEWAVSGGGLVTEGGVFCKDGFIAHGEVRLVGAQLPGGLFMQGARLESPSADGVALALDNAVAPTVDLSEGFAANGTVRLRGARVADGLTFEGSVLNGPPGGDGEGDGRGPALVALLLQAVDFDLTLARRPSGSVDLRGAQVSYLHDSEHSWPDAPHVVELDGFVYGSIKIVGPDGERREAVGDRESVARRVEWIQRGPGYSPQPYEQLASWYRKAGHDDDARRVLLARQRHRRRTLHPAARAWSHLLDATVGYGYRPWLAGVWLLALTLLGTLTFATHTPTPTKPDEGAPFQPLAYTLDLLIPIGGLGQRTGWYWTDDAVQWTAYALIAFGWVLTTAVVAGVTRALQKS from the coding sequence GTGCTCTCATACGATGAGTTGACCGTGCCGGAGCGGGCGTTGTGGGACGCGTTCCCCGAGGGGCGCCTGGTGGATCTGCGTGCGGGGCGCCCCGAAGACGACCAGGACGAGGACGACGTCGCCGGGGGCGGGGCGTGGGGACCCGGGCGTACGGTTCGCGCCGAGGTGGTCGTCGCGCTGTTGCTGGGAGCGAACAGTGGTCGGCCGGGGACCGTCGCCTCCCTGTGGCTCGCCGGGGCCCGGATCAGTGGACGACTCGACCTGGCCGGGGCACAGCTCAACCACCAGTTGTGGCTCGAGAACTGCTGGTTGGAAGAGAGCGTGGACCTCTTCGGGGCGTCCACGCACACCATCGCGATCGTGGGCAGCCGAGTGCCCGGCATCGAAGCCGGGTCGGCCCGGGTGGAGGGGCGCCTCGACCTGCGCGGCTCCGTCCTGACGCGTGGCCCGGCCTCGCCCTACCACCGTCGGCGTACCGCCCTGTCGCTGATGAACGCGCAGGTCAGCGGAGGTGTCGTCCTCAACGGGGCCGAGATCGCCGCGCCGGGGGAGTGGGCCGTGTCCGGCGGGGGCCTGGTCACGGAGGGCGGTGTGTTCTGCAAGGACGGCTTCATCGCGCACGGTGAGGTCCGGCTGGTGGGAGCGCAGCTGCCGGGCGGACTGTTCATGCAGGGCGCCCGTCTGGAGAGCCCCAGCGCGGACGGCGTGGCCCTCGCCCTGGACAACGCGGTGGCGCCGACGGTCGACCTCTCCGAAGGGTTCGCCGCGAACGGGACCGTACGGCTGAGGGGCGCCCGGGTCGCGGACGGCCTGACGTTCGAGGGGTCCGTCCTCAACGGGCCGCCCGGCGGCGACGGCGAAGGCGACGGCCGTGGCCCGGCCCTGGTCGCCCTTCTCCTCCAAGCCGTCGACTTCGACCTCACCCTCGCCCGGCGGCCCTCCGGCTCGGTGGATCTGCGGGGCGCGCAGGTGTCGTATCTCCATGACAGCGAGCACAGTTGGCCGGACGCGCCCCACGTGGTGGAGCTGGACGGGTTCGTCTACGGCTCCATCAAGATCGTCGGGCCTGACGGGGAGCGGCGGGAGGCGGTGGGGGACCGGGAGTCGGTGGCCCGCCGCGTGGAGTGGATACAGCGCGGCCCCGGCTACAGCCCTCAGCCGTACGAGCAGTTGGCGAGCTGGTACCGCAAGGCCGGGCACGACGACGACGCCCGCCGCGTCCTGCTCGCCAGACAACGCCACCGGCGGCGCACCCTCCACCCCGCCGCGCGCGCCTGGAGCCACCTCCTCGACGCGACCGTCGGCTACGGCTACCGCCCCTGGCTGGCCGGAGTCTGGCTCCTCGCCCTCACCCTGCTGGGCACACTCACCTTCGCCACCCACACCCCGACCCCGACGAAGCCGGACGAAGGCGCCCCCTTCCAGCCCCTCGCCTACACCCTCGACCTGCTGATCCCCATCGGCGGCCTGGGCCAACGCACGGGTTGGTACTGGACGGACGACGCCGTGCAGTGGACGGCGTACGCGTTGATCGCGTTCGGCTGGGTGCTGACCACGGCGGTTGTGGCGGGGGTCACCCGGGCTTTGCAGAAGAGCTGA
- a CDS encoding sigma-70 family RNA polymerase sigma factor: MDDDDRERLAARFEEDRPHLRSVAYRMLGSLTEADDAVQEAWLRAGQADIDDVRNLSGWLTTVVTRVCLNLLRTRRTRSEESLDELTERAGDRPYGRPDGRLDVRSDGRSDGRLGGRLGGHGGREPEQEALMADSVGVALLVVLDTLAPVERVAFVLHDMFAMPFDEIAEILERSPASTRQLASRARRRVQGRTPRPVRGDLARRRRVVDAFLSAARGGDLDALVAVLDPSVVLHADRRVGPTPEPVVVRGATNVAAGAVVAMARARYSGLALIDGTVGLVMAPQGRLRLVLRFEIGAEVADAGDRITGIEIIAERERLEGIVIEPLEAPTA; encoded by the coding sequence GTGGATGACGACGACCGGGAGCGGCTGGCCGCGCGTTTCGAGGAGGACCGGCCGCATCTGCGGTCCGTCGCCTACCGGATGCTCGGTTCGCTCACCGAGGCCGACGACGCCGTACAGGAGGCGTGGCTGCGCGCCGGCCAGGCCGACATCGACGACGTACGCAACCTCAGCGGCTGGCTCACCACGGTGGTGACCCGGGTGTGCCTGAATCTGCTGCGGACGCGCAGGACCCGGAGCGAGGAGTCCCTCGACGAGCTGACCGAACGGGCAGGTGATCGCCCCTATGGGCGCCCCGACGGGCGACTCGATGTTCGATCCGATGGGCGATCCGATGGGCGACTCGGTGGGCGACTCGGTGGGCACGGAGGCCGCGAACCGGAGCAGGAGGCCTTGATGGCCGACTCGGTCGGGGTGGCCCTGCTGGTGGTGCTCGACACGCTGGCGCCGGTCGAGCGGGTGGCGTTCGTCCTGCACGACATGTTCGCGATGCCGTTCGACGAGATCGCGGAGATCCTCGAACGTTCCCCGGCCTCGACGCGACAACTGGCGAGCCGCGCCCGCCGCCGGGTCCAGGGGCGGACCCCGCGCCCGGTCCGCGGCGATCTCGCCCGCCGCCGCCGTGTGGTCGACGCGTTCCTGAGCGCGGCCCGGGGCGGCGACCTGGACGCGCTGGTCGCCGTGCTGGACCCGAGCGTGGTCCTCCACGCCGACCGCCGCGTCGGCCCGACCCCCGAGCCCGTCGTCGTACGCGGCGCCACGAACGTGGCCGCGGGCGCGGTCGTCGCCATGGCCCGGGCCCGCTACAGCGGCCTGGCCCTCATCGACGGCACGGTCGGCCTGGTCATGGCTCCGCAAGGGCGGCTGCGGCTGGTGCTGCGCTTCGAGATCGGGGCCGAGGTCGCCGACGCCGGCGACCGGATCACCGGGATCGAGATCATCGCGGAACGGGAGCGGTTGGAGGGCATCGTCATCGAGCCGTTGGAGGCGCCGACTGCCTGA
- a CDS encoding FtsX-like permease family protein, whose protein sequence is MSHWSLYTWTRDGRSLRRALPTLTVLAALLTASAGVAAGAAGAVERDVLGSGGLTQIELSSFEGDESVRPLTTSALGKAGAVPGVRRVVADYSSALYAEEDGTYDLAARTLTPADDLPVTKGRLPPGAAELGKDEVVLPATAQGTDFASYVGRSIAFGYTKATGAESGATSVVVLRVVALYDPSWQADGPGVAYLSEETAASLAAARAGLSPNDFRDRKGAQSAVVVVGHQRQVAAVTEALQAQGFSASPVSDRVRNLPGLFGVADLAMRAGVLALAVGAVVLGAVRASDSTRARLGQFAVLRILGCGRPELRRILLGEALLSGGVAAVAGVASGTVLSVALAGPLSDVLGLPITVTDALPAPIWAAAALLTPAAGLAVGALLGSRDVLRRDPYLTARAHG, encoded by the coding sequence ATGAGTCACTGGAGTCTCTACACCTGGACCCGGGACGGGCGGTCGCTGCGCCGGGCGTTGCCCACCCTCACCGTGCTGGCCGCGTTGTTGACCGCGTCCGCCGGGGTGGCGGCGGGTGCCGCCGGTGCCGTCGAGCGGGATGTGCTGGGGTCGGGCGGGCTGACGCAGATCGAGCTCTCCTCCTTCGAAGGCGACGAGTCGGTCCGCCCGCTCACCACCTCGGCCCTGGGAAAGGCCGGGGCCGTACCGGGGGTCCGCCGGGTCGTCGCCGACTACTCCTCCGCCCTGTACGCGGAGGAGGACGGTACGTACGACCTGGCGGCCCGCACCCTGACCCCGGCCGACGACCTGCCCGTCACCAAGGGACGACTACCGCCCGGCGCGGCGGAGTTGGGCAAGGACGAGGTCGTACTGCCCGCCACCGCCCAGGGAACCGACTTCGCCTCGTACGTCGGCCGGTCCATCGCGTTCGGGTACACGAAGGCGACGGGTGCCGAGTCCGGTGCCACCTCGGTCGTCGTGCTTCGGGTCGTCGCCCTGTACGACCCGAGCTGGCAGGCCGACGGGCCGGGCGTCGCCTATCTCTCGGAGGAGACGGCCGCGTCACTGGCGGCGGCTCGGGCCGGTCTGTCGCCGAACGACTTCCGGGACAGGAAGGGCGCGCAGTCCGCCGTCGTCGTGGTCGGGCACCAGCGGCAGGTGGCCGCCGTCACCGAGGCGCTCCAGGCCCAGGGGTTCTCGGCGTCCCCGGTGTCGGACCGGGTGCGCAACCTGCCCGGCCTGTTCGGGGTGGCGGATCTCGCGATGCGCGCCGGGGTGCTGGCCCTTGCGGTGGGGGCCGTCGTGCTCGGCGCGGTGCGGGCCTCGGACAGTACGCGGGCCCGGCTCGGGCAGTTCGCCGTCCTACGGATCCTCGGGTGCGGTCGGCCGGAACTGCGCCGGATCCTGCTGGGCGAGGCACTGCTGTCGGGCGGGGTGGCGGCGGTGGCGGGAGTGGCCTCCGGGACCGTGCTCTCCGTGGCCCTGGCCGGTCCGCTCAGCGATGTACTGGGGCTGCCCATCACCGTCACGGACGCCCTGCCCGCACCGATCTGGGCCGCCGCCGCGCTCCTGACACCCGCCGCCGGTCTGGCCGTCGGCGCGCTGCTCGGCAGCCGTGACGTGCTTCGCCGGGATCCCTATCTCACGGCACGGGCGCACGGCTGA
- a CDS encoding ABC transporter ATP-binding protein, producing the protein MNTASPPAVVAEGLAFRYAPGGGLTHADLTLDPGTMAAVEGPSGSGKSTLLALLGLILSPTSGSLHVTGTDTGALTPAERDLLRRRSIGIVLQDLGLLPFLNAWENVAAAFGPRLTRHRTAARALLGDLGMAELADSPVTELSGGQRQRIAVARAAVKQPVLVLADEPTSGLDPRTADSVMGALRSCAEQGAAVLLVTHDTAVAGACDERYTLDAGRSTAPRKNVREESLG; encoded by the coding sequence ATGAACACCGCCTCCCCACCCGCCGTCGTGGCCGAAGGCCTCGCCTTCCGGTACGCGCCCGGCGGTGGTCTGACCCATGCGGACCTCACCCTCGACCCGGGAACGATGGCCGCGGTGGAAGGGCCCTCCGGCTCGGGCAAGAGCACGCTGCTCGCCCTCCTCGGGCTGATCCTCTCGCCGACTTCGGGCTCCCTCCACGTCACCGGCACGGACACCGGCGCCCTGACCCCAGCCGAACGGGACCTGCTCCGGCGGCGCTCGATCGGCATCGTCCTGCAGGATCTCGGGCTCCTGCCGTTTCTCAACGCCTGGGAGAACGTCGCCGCGGCCTTCGGCCCCCGTCTCACCCGTCACCGTACGGCCGCCCGCGCCCTTCTCGGCGACCTCGGCATGGCGGAGCTGGCCGACTCCCCGGTCACAGAACTCTCCGGTGGCCAGCGGCAACGTATCGCCGTCGCCCGGGCGGCCGTGAAGCAGCCGGTGCTCGTCCTGGCCGACGAGCCGACCTCCGGGCTCGACCCGAGAACCGCGGACTCCGTGATGGGCGCCCTGCGTTCGTGCGCCGAGCAGGGCGCGGCCGTCCTGCTCGTCACACACGACACCGCAGTTGCCGGAGCGTGCGACGAGCGCTACACGCTCGATGCGGGCCGGTCGACCGCTCCCCGGAAGAACGTGCGTGAGGAGAGCCTGGGATGA
- the cyaB gene encoding class IV adenylate cyclase: MIEAELKARVRTPEEAARRLDERAEGRIETYQDTYYDRPDGTLRASDEELRVRTVHSSAGPDHRSGDLRTLLTFKGPAVDEASGSKPEYETRVADSQATHAILQHLGYVPAIVFEKRCRTYVFEAYGRPVHATLVRVPELDGTFLEVETLVLEESALPAALDDLRALLTDLGIDARDVTRELYTEAVAAARHTP, encoded by the coding sequence GTGATCGAGGCGGAGTTGAAGGCCCGGGTCCGCACCCCGGAGGAGGCCGCGCGGCGCCTCGACGAACGCGCCGAGGGCCGCATCGAGACGTACCAGGACACGTACTACGACCGCCCCGACGGCACCCTGCGAGCGAGTGACGAGGAGCTGCGCGTACGGACCGTCCACTCCTCGGCCGGGCCCGACCACCGCAGCGGCGACCTGCGGACCCTCCTCACCTTCAAGGGCCCGGCGGTGGACGAGGCGTCCGGCTCGAAACCCGAGTACGAGACCCGGGTCGCCGACTCGCAGGCGACGCACGCGATCCTCCAGCACCTCGGCTACGTACCGGCGATCGTGTTCGAGAAGCGCTGCCGGACGTATGTCTTCGAGGCGTACGGCAGGCCCGTGCACGCCACGCTCGTCCGGGTCCCCGAACTCGACGGCACGTTCCTGGAGGTCGAGACGCTGGTCCTGGAGGAGTCCGCCCTCCCGGCCGCCCTGGACGACCTCCGCGCGCTGCTCACCGACCTCGGCATCGACGCGCGCGACGTGACACGCGAGCTGTACACGGAGGCGGTGGCCGCGGCCCGCCACACCCCATAG
- a CDS encoding dihydrofolate reductase family protein, with product MPQPYVLLSAAVSLDGYLDDTGPGRLLLSGPADFDRVDEVRAGSDAILIGAGTLRTDNPRLLVNSPERRAARLAAGLPEYPLKVTVSASGDLDPEARFWHTGGEKVVYTTDEGAKRLTEAGIAADVVPLGSDLPWPAVLAHLGDVRGVRRLMVEGGGRVHTQFLQQGLADELQLVLAPLLVGEPDAPRMFGAGAYPGGPRSRMRLLETRPVGDVVLMRYVPSVPGTGPAVSAADRHWLDLACALAAECPPSETAFSVGAVIVAADGTELARGHSRQAGDPVVHAEEAALAGLDPADPRLSSATVYSSLEPCARRASRPAPCARLILDAGVRRVVTAWREPDTFVEAADGTGVLTAKGVDVVVLPEYEERAKAPNGHLLGR from the coding sequence ATGCCCCAGCCCTACGTCCTGCTGTCCGCCGCCGTCTCCCTCGACGGCTACCTGGACGACACCGGGCCCGGACGGCTGCTCCTGTCGGGCCCCGCCGACTTCGACCGGGTCGACGAGGTGCGCGCGGGCAGCGACGCCATCCTGATCGGCGCCGGCACCCTGCGCACCGACAACCCCCGGCTGCTGGTCAACTCCCCCGAGCGCCGCGCGGCCCGCCTCGCCGCCGGGCTCCCGGAGTATCCGCTGAAGGTCACGGTCAGCGCGTCCGGCGACCTCGACCCGGAGGCCCGGTTCTGGCACACCGGCGGCGAGAAGGTCGTCTACACGACGGACGAGGGTGCGAAGCGCCTCACCGAGGCCGGGATCGCCGCCGACGTCGTGCCCCTCGGGTCCGACCTGCCCTGGCCGGCCGTCCTCGCCCACCTCGGCGACGTACGTGGCGTCCGGCGCCTCATGGTCGAGGGCGGCGGCCGGGTCCACACCCAGTTCCTCCAGCAGGGACTCGCGGACGAACTCCAGCTGGTCCTGGCGCCGCTGCTGGTGGGCGAGCCGGACGCGCCGCGGATGTTCGGGGCGGGCGCCTACCCCGGGGGGCCGCGCAGCCGGATGCGACTGCTGGAGACCCGGCCGGTCGGTGACGTCGTCCTCATGCGGTACGTGCCGTCCGTGCCCGGCACCGGCCCCGCGGTGTCCGCCGCCGACCGGCACTGGCTGGACCTCGCCTGCGCGCTGGCCGCCGAGTGCCCGCCCTCCGAGACCGCGTTCAGCGTGGGCGCGGTGATCGTCGCCGCCGACGGTACGGAACTGGCGCGCGGCCACTCCCGGCAGGCCGGCGACCCGGTGGTCCACGCCGAGGAGGCCGCCCTCGCGGGGCTCGACCCCGCCGATCCGCGCCTCTCCTCCGCGACCGTCTACAGCAGCCTGGAACCGTGCGCCCGCCGCGCCTCCCGCCCGGCACCCTGCGCCCGGCTCATCCTCGACGCGGGCGTACGCCGGGTCGTCACGGCCTGGCGCGAGCCCGACACGTTCGTCGAGGCCGCCGACGGCACCGGGGTCCTCACGGCGAAGGGCGTCGACGTGGTCGTACTGCCGGAGTACGAGGAGCGGGCGAAGGCGCCGAACGGGCATCTGCTGGGCCGCTGA